The following coding sequences are from one Lycium ferocissimum isolate CSIRO_LF1 chromosome 3, AGI_CSIRO_Lferr_CH_V1, whole genome shotgun sequence window:
- the LOC132049712 gene encoding large ribosomal subunit protein uL23-like, with amino-acid sequence MAPAKVDLAKKKDPKAQAVKAAKAVKSGSTFKKKSSKIRTKVTFHRPKTLKKDRNPKYPRISAPGRNRLDQYAVLKYPLTTESAMKKIEDNNTLVFIVDIKADKKKIKDAVKKMYDIQTKKVNTLIRPDGTKKAYVRLTPDYDALDVANKIGII; translated from the exons ATGGCTCCAGCTAAAG TGGATTTGGCCAAGAAGAAGGACCCCAAAGCCCAGGCTGTCAAGGCAGCCAAGGCTGTTAAGTCAGGATCAACGTTTAAGAAGAAGTCAAGTAAGATAAGGACAAAAGTTACTTTCCATCGACCTAAGACATTGAAGAAGGATAGGAATCCCAAGTACCCTCGCATTAGTGCACCTGGAAGGAACAGACTTGATCAGTATGCGGTTTTAAAATATCCTCTTACCACTGAGTCTGCAATGAAGAAGATTGAGGACAACAATACCCTTGTTTTCATTGTGGATATCAAAGCTGATAAAAAGAAGATAAAGGATGCAGTGAAGAAAATGTATGATATCCAGACAAAGAAAGTCAATACCTTGATCAG GCCCGATGGAACAAAGAAGGCTTATGTGAGATTGACGCCTGACTATGATGCTTTGGATGTGGCCAACAAAATTGGAATCATCTAA